One Triticum dicoccoides isolate Atlit2015 ecotype Zavitan chromosome 5B, WEW_v2.0, whole genome shotgun sequence genomic window carries:
- the LOC119307138 gene encoding dihydrofolate synthetase-like — MVTRFPVPFRWSGGLLRASSSRRRGVSAMARGGEEAQLGGFLEYMDMLRNYERSGVPRGAGTDSDDGFDLGRMRRLLRRLGDPHTHYPSVHIAGTKGKGSTAAFLSNIMREQGYRVGCYSSPHLLTIRERISVGQHGGPVSAASLRDLFDLAKESIDESIESENGSLTHFEVFTALSFLLFSRENVDVAIVEAGLGGARDATNVIRNSELAAAVITTVGKEHLAALGGSLQSIAVAKSGIIKEGRPVVIGGPFSTDIEQIIRDRAFLTQSPVISACDTGIRSITRGIGRDYAKPYQSCDIFVKISGDMPLYVELHDVKLQLLGDHQRQNAVTACCTALCLRELGWNVSDASIRAGLEKTQLPGRSQFLTQDEASVLGLDGASAILIDGAHTEASAKALSDVIKTVEPEGPVALIVGMASDKEHLAFAAQLLSGRRPDVVLLTETGIAGGTARSMPASSLRDIWTGAALGQGIECAGIGANPGDEAPTVNIDHLAPAAGTGKPAPMLIGCGAAPFSRDLIKAASRLLRRADGGGGAARGGLICVTGSMHMVAAVLQQLEQ; from the exons ATGGTCACCCGCTTCCCAGTTCCCTTCCGCTGGTCTGGCGGCCTACTTCGGGcgagcagcagccgccgccgcggcgTATCCGCGATGGCCCGAGGAGGCGAAGAGGCGCAGCTCGGGGGGTTCCTCGAGTACATGGACATGCTCCGCAACTACGAGCGCTCCGGCGTGCCGCGCGGCGCCGGCACCGACTCCGACGACGGCTTCGACCTCGGCCGCatgcgccgcctcctccgccgcctcggcgACCCCCATACCCACTACCCG TCTGTCCATATCGCCGGCACCAAGGGGAAAGGTTCGACGGCCGCGTTCCTGTCCAATATCATGAGGGAGCAAGGATACCGTGTGGGCTGCTATTCCAG TCCACACCTTCTAACAATCCGAGAGCGCATTTCTGTTGGGCAACATGGAGGCCCTGTTTCAGCTGCGTCGTTGAGGGATCTTTTCGATCTGGCCAAGGAATCTATTGATGAATCAATCGAATCAGAAAATGGATCCCTGACACACTTTGAG GTTTTTACTGCTCTTTCATTTCTCCTATTCTCACGAGAAAATGTTGATGTTGCCATTGTCGAA GCAGGCCTTGGGGGAGCTAGAGATGCCACAAATGTCATACGAAATAGTGAACTAGCTGCAGCAGTCATAACAACAGTTGGGAAAGAACATTTGGCTGCTTTGGGTGGTTCCCTCCAAAGCATAGCAGTGGCAAAGTCTGGAATTATCAAGGAAGGACGACCA GTTGTCATTGGTGGTCCATTTTCAACAGACATCGAGCAAATAATTCGGGATAGAGCATTCTTGACACAATCTCCTGTCATATCTGCTTGTGATACTGGCATCAGGAGCATCACAAGAGGCATTGGACGAGACTATGCAAAGCCTTATCAAAGCTGTGACATTTTCGTGAAGATTTCAGGCGATATGCCATTG TATGTGGAATTGCATGATGTAAAACTCCAGCTGCTGGGAGACCATCAGCGTCAGAATGCTGTCACGGCTTGTTGCACAGCTCTATGTCTCCGTGAGCTAG GATGGAATGTATCCGATGCATCTATCCGAGCTGGTTTAGAGAAGACGCAACTGCCGGGGAGAAGCCAATTCCTGACACAAGATGAAGCCTCGGTCCTTGGGCTCGACGGAGCATCCGCCATTCTAATCGACGGAG CCCATACCGAGGCGTCCGCAAAGGCACTGTCAGACGTGATAAAAACCGTCGAACCCGAAGGGCCTGTGGCCCTCATCGTCGGAATGGCCAGCGACAAAGAGCACCTCGCATTCGCTGCGCAACTTCTCTCAG GCAGAAGGCCCGACGTGGTGCTGCTGACGGAGACGGGGATCGCGGGAGGGACCGCTCGCTCCATGCCGGCCTCGTCGCTGAGAGACATCTGGACGGGCGCCGCGCTCGGCCAGGGCATCGAGTGTGCGGGCATCGGGGCCAACCCCGGCGACGAAGCCCCAACCGTAAACATCGACCACCTGGCTCCCGCCGCCGGCACAGGCAAGCCCGCGCCGATGCTGATCGGGTGCGGAGCCGCGCCGTTCTCGCGCGACCTGATCAAGGCCGCCTCCCGGCTGCTGCGCCGGGCagacggaggcggcggcgctgcccggGGTGGCCTCATCTGCGTCACCGGCTCCATGCATATGGTCGCGGC